The genome window CTTTGTACCAATGCTGCAACAACAAATAAATGAATGTtaggcctatatatatatatactagcaaGTACTCCTTGTAAGTTATATGTAtgcatacataaaaaaaaacgaTTGAAGATCATGAAAACATgcattttaacaaaaatgaaaagattaaaaacaataaaaatttaatggatCGTCCTTTCACGAATATACCTGGCGCTCATCATTTTTATCAATAGGTGCAAGAATAGCCACACCATCACCGACGGCCAGATTATAGTTGGGAGAAGCCCTGCAATACACTCTATAAGTAGGTTGGTTTGTTGCAGCCATGTTTGCAGCCATTGTTAACTGTACGTATAAGCTTGGGATGAGATAAGAATGGGATGGGTTTCTAGGGAGGCCTGCATGCCTTCTTATATAGGCTAAACGAAACAGCAATTAATTTACTACCGACATGAAATTTAGTTAATTAATGACTCTACCTATAATGAGTCTTATTATAATATAATGACCAATTTGGACTCGGATCCCCTCAAATAGCTTCCCTCAAGGGTCTCAAATACTCCCGGAAAATGATATCTGTACATAggttttttgtacataattgtacaTAGCCTATGTGGCATGACAAATCATTATGCCACATAGGagcattttaaataaaatatatatttctctttcctggttcttttgtaatttctttctctctcttatatgcattcactttcttgtttccttttgttatttcttttcttctttctctctccaccattttctctcttattttgCAGCTCCAAGCCGCAGGTTTCCATGGCCAATGGCCAAACTCCTCCATCCGACCACCATACCAACTGCCGCCACTCCCAAAAGAAGCATCATGTCCCCAGTAACAAAGCCCATCCATCATTAGCAATGGACAACTGTGGGAATCGCTCGATAATCCCCCACAATGTCATGACCACCGCCGCCTAAATGAGCTAGATCCGGCCAACTCCAATGACTTTTTGGCCAACCGTTGGTGCCTTTTGATTGACTGAACCAAGGGCAACATTTTGCAACCATTTTCGACCATAACAACCGCTGAAAGTGCCCGAGCCAGTTCTAGACCCAAACGGGTATTTTTGACTCAGCTTGGTTCTcgctaaatttttatttttcgacAATCATGAGAGTAGATTCTAAGAGAAAGAGACCAACTACTCTCATCTTTGTGTTTCTACAACCTTAGAGGATACGAGATTGGAATGTATTGTTTGAGCTCGACTTTGTAAAGCTCATATTTTTGGGTCCTTGGTTCCTGCAACAACAATAGCCAAATttattaaacaatgtaataagatactcgaacaatataataagaggTTGAAACAACGTAATAAGATGTtcgaacaatgtaataacattttaaacaacgtaCTGTTTGAGCTCTGCTTTGTAAAGTTCATACTTCAGCGTATTTGGTTCTTGCGAAAACAACGGCCGAATttattaaacaatgtaataagaggttgaaataatgtaataagaggttgaaacaatgtaattaaaggatagaacaatgtaataaattttaaacaacGTACTGTTTGAGCTCGGTTTTGTAAAACTCATACTTTTGGCCTTGGTTCATGCAAAAACAATGGTCGAATTTAATAAACAACTTAATAAGAAGCTGaaaaaatgtaataagaggCTGAAACCATGcgataaattttaaacaatgtaataagaagctgaaataatgtaataaaagcGATAAAACAATGTGACTAGAGACAGACGCAATGTAGTAAAATGTTTAAACAATGCAATAAGagttttaaacaatgtaatagtgTGTTATGGGTGAAATGAGGaagttttattaattttaattttgtttaaagaGGGAGAGCGGATTCCGACTTGTCTCACTAACATGAGCTCGATTCCGATGAGTTAAGCTTCCCACGGACAATTTGGACGTTCCTATAAAAACAATGTGATATAAGTATGGTTCAAtgagaaaataatgtaataaaaaaatcaaacaatgtaataaaatgtTTGAAAAATGTAGTAAGAaactgaaataatgtaataaatgttCGTGATTTAATTGTTCCagatcttattacattgttcacGAGAAAAGTGTAATTAAGAACGATCAAGCGAAACATATCGACAATAGATCTTGTTGAAAAGAGTTTTACATGCtgattatgaatatgtaatttttatggaaatcgaacatgtattttgagagatacaACGTTTTGAAATTCggttaaataaagaaaaagtaaagCAAGTGAGAGAAAAATACATATccatttttagttttaattttttttgaaatttgaatttgctTTGTCATCAacacatgtggcatgccacatgtgcTAGGTACCATTATGTACATAGATTCTATGTACAGCTAGCGGGACCGAATACTCCCATATGCAATATTTAGTAGAGAATGACTATTTATTTTCAACAATACTAGGGATCACAGTAATAATCATTCCAACAGTGTGTGTCATGCATTCATTGGGTGTGATGACATCATAAGAAGGGCCTTATTGAAAACCACATCCAATGAATGCATGTCACACACTGATGTGATGTTTCTGGGATGATTATCACTaggatctttattatttttaactTATTTTTGTATGTGCATCCCCATATATGCCTTTATCTCTAATGAAATCAACAACttgatatttaaaaattaaagaaaataatcaaCCATGGGAACATATATTTTATGACCACTTAACCAGTacctgctcttttttttttttactcccaTATGAAGTCAAGTCATACACACTTGAATTAGCATTAGTCATTAGATCTAGCAATATTAGAAATGAGGAATTTTATGGTTCATTTTATATAGACACAATTATGCATATAGTTCGGATTGTAATAAATTGCATGTGTTGACTGACAATATAACGTGCTGCATTAACTCCATGCACTCTTGAGTCTTAATTGGGGAAAACAAAATGTGCATGTCAACGTATTTTATTGTACGTATTAATTGATACTACGTACGAGCATTAACTAtccataaatacatatatatatatatatataatatttgttggaCACTTATTATATGGGTAAATGTTACTTTTTACCACTGAAAGATAGTTAATGTTACAATGCACTCCCTCATGTTACAAATTAATCACtcattttacaactttgttcacGGTTAAATTTGATGATGGGGAGCATGGGGAAGAGGGAAATAATGTTACTAATAACGGTGGGGAGGATGAAGATGACAATTTTAGTATAGTTACAAATTATGATGATCCATAATTTAGGATGGTCTATGAATCTAATGAATTAGACAATTTAACCTCTTTTAATAATGAAAATGGAGGTAGGACGCATAAGAAagtcaattcaaaatttaatccCAACTATGACATAAAAATTTCCAATTGTGAATTAGTTATGGAGTTAACTTGTATGAAATAGTTTAAGAAGAGGGGTGAATTGTATTTTTCACAAACATTAACTACTCAATAAAATCCTAATTGTGAAACGACTCAGTAAAATGAGTGACTTTATTTATTACGTTTGGAATGTAAGATACTGAGTTGTAACAAGACCTATCTATTACTaaccaaaattaaaatttactcTTTATTGTAGTGACCATACATCATTGCATGCTCATGGCGTAGGGTGCAAATTGTGTAAGGTTTTAAATGCTCTCCTGGTCCTATTGTTAAACATTACTAGAGAGGTAAAGTGGGCCGCTGCGTCGAGAATTCTGGCCTGGCCCGCAAAAGACAGCGAGTCATGCCAGGCCCAGGTAGTCGCAGGCCGGTCCACCAAAGGATAAAACAGCTAGTGTTTGCTTTTTCACCAACTTTGTCAACGAAATGACCAAAATGGCCCCTTAATATCTATAAAATGACTACGTTGGTCTTTGAAGGCTATTTTTATACTTTTGGCAAAAAAAATAAGACATCACTAAAAAACCAGAATACCATTCCCAATGGCGAAGACGCTAGTTTAAGGATATATCAGTCAACAGAAAATGAccaaaataccctaccaacaaGGTTGGGCTAAATCGGCTGAAGTATTTTAAACATAGGTGAAAGCTGTATTGCTTATTTGTCATGCAAAGAACCATAGTCGCTCGAAAGTAACGACACTAGTAAACTCCATTAACAATGGAGTACTCCCATAAACGTAACAAGCACAGTGGGTGATGATGCAACATTATCAAAGCAAATAATACCCTCTTCATTAGCTAACCCTACAAAATATGATGCCTGACACAACCATAACAAGACTATCTTTCCCGTAAAATCTAGAAAATCAACCATACAACAAAATTCAAAAGAGCAGTTATCAGACGCCCCTTCTTCATGCCGATTTTGTTTTGCCCGGCTTCTTCTTGAGTTGTCTCCTTGGAGTCGAGTTCTTCATGCCTATGAAAAAGAGCAATGCTCCCAACAGCGCCAATTCCTGCATCGAGGAATAAAAATTTCATAGATCATTCTTAATCTCGATTCTTGACCAAAACCTCCCAAACCAGATACTATTATCAGAAGATTAGAAGAAAAAGGTGTTGAATATGGAAGAAAGTGAACACTAACAGCTCCCATGGCAGCATAAATGCTAATTGCTAACCTGAGTGAACTTGGTAAAAAGTTGATGAAATTCTTTGTTGTCAGCATCATAGTTGTAGAAATCATACAAAATGGGAGTCAGGACTGCCTGATGCAGAAGCTGCACAAGAAGATGGCAACACTTTTATTACGTTGATTTTGTCGATCAATTTAGCTCAAAACAAGATATAGAAAGGAATACATACCAAAAGACAACCTCCAAGAGAGCTGCCAAATATGAAGAGGAGGCCTCCTATGCTCTTCAATGCGATAGCAGTAGCAGCTATAACCTTCATCTGTAAAACTCATAAGCGGACAATAAATTTGAATATGATATGGCAATGTACTTAACAAAGATTCATCCCAATTGTCAAGTTCAAAGAAATGTGAGTCACATATGTACTCACTTCAATTTGCGGTAATTCCATCCCAGTATGAGATCTCACATGATTCGAGAAAACATTGAATTTGGGTCTTAATGCCTTTGCTGCTGGCCCACCATCAATACCAAATTCATTAAATCTATAGATAAGAACAACCAATCAGCGCTCAAGATCTCAATAATACAGTAGAGTAGTTGCACTATTGAAGGACTACAATTGCAAGGATGAATGATTCACAAAATAGGAAACTAATGTCGATACATATAAAGAACTCAACACACTGAGTATAAGTCTATAAATTATGTGAGCATAAGTGATTGACATACAGATCTCAAACCACACTTTCTTTCCAAAATGACCAAAGCCCCAACCAACATGCCACCATCCGTCGAAACCACCAATTTAGTTGTAAGGAACTAGGGAGTATGAACAGTTATTTAATGAAAGTTGTGCAACAGCGAAGCATACTAGCTACACTCAAGTTCAATAGCCAAAAAAAACTCTGGCAAAGAGGATTTGATGATATATCTCTCTTGTTGTCCATTTGTAtagagaaaacaagaaagataACTAGATAATGCACATTAAAAGACAACTGGTAACATTCTCATGGTAGTGAAATCATAAAATCGAATCGGAATCGAATAAGGGTGTAAAATCGGAATCGtcaaatcgtaagattttacatacTATATAAAAACAAGCATAATTTTCAATATCAAGACATGTCATAATAATAACATAATGCAATAACAATTAGATAATGTCATACATGTTCAAAgttctaacgaaacattttttATCTCTTCTTTCCTCGTGTGGCCACACATCCAACGAaacattcacatttttgttaCATGCATTTTCTGGATCTACTTAATTTAAATCCTTTAATCTCTAAAGCTTATATCCACATCTCAAGCTTTGAGTTCACTCCcaatattgtctcatccacTAGAATGATATCATTTACAAATAATATGGACCAAGAcataagaaaatgaaacaatCTATAAAAAAGAACATCACTGTAaaactaaaaaagagaaaatagcAAATGAATATAAGCGTAAATATTAAGGCATAAGAATAAAtcgaaagaaaaaaaggtttccCATCAACAAGTAAGGTTtcgcttataaaaaaaaattgttagatTCCAAAGGCAGCTAAATAAAAACAGCTAACGAGCAAGAGTCAATAAACTCATTAGATCTGAAGCTGCGGTTATAAAGCCTTGAGTGAGAGCCAGCTCTCGGAGAGAAAAATAATCAACCCTGCGATCAATTCGGTCGCTGGAAAACCAGAGAAACAAACAACTAAAGTAATTTTGGATGATTTCGACAATAAGCAAACACCAAAGATTCAAAAAGCATCACCGTTTTTCCTTAACTTTTCTAGGCATACAAACACACAACCTCACTTAAACTGGACACGAAAATAACAACGATAACAGGCattttataaaagaaaagggaaggcGCGGATCTAGGGGACTTACTCTTGCCAAGCAGAGAGAATGAAGACCGAAGCGAAAAGAAGTCTCCCAGCAAACGACAGAAAAGCCATAGATGTTCCACCGAGAATCTCTGAATCTGCCGAAGCGAGTGTAGAAATCGAGACAATCAGAGAAATAGATGCAGCAAATCAAGCGGACGGCGCTTCCAGAGGGAAAATTTTGGGCCGGTGCCGCTCCATGCTCAAGGCAGTCGCATTAAGTTTCACACGTCGGTCAGCCAATCAGATTGGTTCTTTTAGAACAAAAGTGATGACCTGGTTAATGAAGCATAAAAACTGATGACGTGGCATAAGAAATTAGCCAGTCGTTAGCAGATGCCTAGTTGATGGGCCGGGTCATTATCCACTGAAATTGAAGGCCTGGGCTTCAGAGAGAATTGATATCGTGATGTCCACTTTgggtattaattaattattaaccCATAAATTAATCCACGAAACTTTCCATTAAAATCCGCTTGCCAGCGATGTCCAGCTGTCAAGCCATGATTAGCTCCgatttttttaccctacttttcGCGGGAAAAACTCAAAATTGAGTATAGGGAAAAGATAAGCCGCCAAGTCTTACTACAGTAAATTTGCTCTCGCGCCAAAATTGCTCCCTAATAAAAGCCATTGCCCACACGAAAACCTCCATTTTCTTCCATCATCTGCTCTCAATACTCTTCTTCCCGGCCGTGTATTGAGATCTCCTCTAACATGGAGGTCATggttaaagaagaagaaaccatCCAACTGATCACGGCTGTACTCGGATCTGTTCCCGAATCAGGTGTTTGCGGTGACATTCTTCAATCTAGCAACAACTCGGAGGCAAAACACGTCATCGACGATCGTGGCATTCCGAGCATCACGAAAACGGTCACCGGTACCGGGGTTCGGATATCAGCCTTCGTCAACAATGAAATCGAAGAACCGGAGTCGCTCCATGGGCTCAAGCTGGAGATCGCAGTAAAGGAAGAGCCGGATTTGGGGTTCGAGAGTATTGTCTCAGTGAAGGAACATGTAGGTTTGCAGTCGGCGGAACAGTTAGTGCCCGATACAGAGGACTCAATGGCTGTAGATGAGGTTCCCCCTTTATCGATTGTAACGGTGAAGGAAGAACCCGGTTTGGATTCTGAAAGTAAGGTGTTCGAGACGAGAGAAGTTGTTATGGAGCCTGAACAATTGGTGACCAAAACGGAGGAATCTTATGGGCCCGTGGAGGTTCTTTCAATATCGATTGTGACGGTAAAGGAAGAACCCGGTTTGGGTTCTGAAAGTAAGGTATCCGAGACGACAGAAGTTGTTATGGAGACTGAGAAACAATTGGCGACCAAAACGGAGGAATCTTCTAGGCCGGAAGAGGTTCTTCCATTATCGATTGTGACAGTAAAGGAAGAACATTATTTGGGGTCCGAGATGGTCTCTGTTAAGGAAGAAATAGATATTGAGTCTCTGAAACAAATATTACCATTATCGGTTGTTGAAGCTATGCCGGAGGAGGAATGTCTCAAAACGGAAAACAAGCAACATGAGAAGCCAAAAGAAACAGAGCCTGAAATGACGAAGAAGCAGCCTGATGGTAGCAATAAGCCACTGTTACCTCAAAAGAGTATCAAGGATATGACATTTGAAGAGTATTGTATGTTCATAGAAAACAGAGATAAGGGGCAAAAGGTGAATGCCAAAGGGAAAGGAGTACCTCAGTTGGGGCTTCAGAGGAAGTCAAGCACATGGAACATACGTGATTGCTGGTTGAGGGATCAATCCCTGGAGGATGGGGATTTCCAACTGGAGGATGACTGGCATCTTGTGGGGCGTACTATAGTTACCGGCATCTGCACCACAAAGGGCTGGAAACTGGTAGACAATGAGATTGTACACTTTGCTTTCCCTTCTGCTCATTCGCATTATAATGCGCAGTGGATTGTTCGTTTCTCTACCAAAAGATTCGGAGAGGTTATATTCATCTTTAATCTCTTTAGATAAATTTATGTCTTTTCACTAATTCTTTTGTAGTacttatgcttttattttaaaGAGCAAAGAGTAGTATGGTTATCCTATGTTTTCTTTTTAGATTGGGAGACTGCCAATGGAATGGGGTAAATGTCTTGTTCCGcttgtttcttcttcaaagGTGAAGGTTCTTGGTAGATGTATATTTGCTCCTTCAACCCTTCATATGATGCAGGAAATCATGCTATATGTAAGGTAGGAGTAGTCATTAGCTGGTTGGTTCCGTACTTGccttttgtttgtttctatACATGGTTTTAGGCAAGCTGAAGTCAGATTTGTGTGCGTTCAATTGGGTTTATTGGGCTTTTATTGTGGCAGCTTCTTTATACACCAGTCAATATTCACTGAAGGTGATACGTCTACATGGAGATTGGATTCCCCCTCAAAAATTGACTCCACGATCCATCCTCTCCTCACCCtattcaaatttttaaaattaaaaccatGTCAGAAGGTGTTTGTATCTCCCCTGTGGTCATTTTGTGGTTCAGCTTTCTATCAGACGTGATATTAATGTTGTTCTTGTGTTTCGCTTTAAACAGGCTGAATTCACTCCAGAAGAGCTTGATTCTCGGAAACGCTCACTGAATCTTGAGGTATGTTAGTCTTTCAAACCTagccttttgtttctttctcttcaATTTTCATAATCTCAGTCGCTTGAATAATTGGAGCTGCTGGATATAATCCTTGAGTGCCACTAAAAATGCTTTACTTACTCATGACAGGTTTATATTTCACTTTTAGTGTTGATTTATTATGCATTGACCAATGGATGTTTTAcccatcaaaaaaatttcaagaaagCCTTTCCTTGCATTAGTAAATGACATTAAAATCACAAACCTACTGCTTTTTCCTTAAAGAATTATTCTTGTACACGTGGGAAATTTCAAGCATATGGTTGAGCTCCACAACATGCTCTGTTGAGTACTTGAGTTCTAGGAGTAAAGACAAGTGCATTACAAAAGCAAATATCTATGGTTTTTGAAGCAGGATGATACAGATGCTGCAGCAATGTTGCCTATAGTTAAACGAAGGATGGGTTGCCAGCAGTATCCAGAACAATCCAAAGACGAACAAGCTATTTCAGAATCATCTCTGAATAAGATTGTTGGCACTGCAGAAGTGTACAACTTGGAGGTATCCAACTCTATAGTGTtggttcttttatttatttgttcagaATTTTTTGGAAATGAAGGTTAAGAAAtcgtgttttttttcctttttaatcattttgtaTCTCCTTTTTGAAACTATGTAGGAGATGGAACCCCCAAGTACACTCATGTGTGAACTAAGGCCCTACCAGAAACAAGCCCTCTATTGGATGTCGGAATCAGAGCAGGGGATTGATGTTGAAAGAGCAGCAAAAACTCTTCATCCATGCTGGGCAGCATATCGTATATGTGACGAGTATGTGGTTTTTCCGGTAGCTAAACAACTCTGGTATTAAAATAAAAGTGGAGAGACAATTTTCAGAAATTGAACCATGACCTTTAGGTTGTATCCCGGAAAAATTACCACTTTGCCACATTAACCTGTAAAAAAAAGTGAAggctaattttgtttttttatgagaaaacaaaaaaaaacaattgaataGGAAGTAGGTTTAAACTTGGTGGTCTTACTAGTTAGATTTGTTGTATAGTTAATGTCTTCACAAGTTTGCACTTTGACAAAAATTGTTCTTTAGCAGGAGGGCTTCTTCAATATATGTGAATATATTTTCAGGGGAAGCAACTACTCAATTTCCCACTGCCACACAAATGGCAAGAGGAGGGGTAATTTCCTGAGAATAATCTGTGTTTCAAGTTGTTGTCTATGTTACTGTAAATTATTCTATTGAATTTTTGTCTATTAACTAATGCATCATTTGTTTTGGGTAACAACGTATAAAATTAATATCATGTTACTGACATGGTAATTGCGTATGTAGATTTTAGCGGATGCTATGGGTCTTGGGAAGACTGTTATGACAATAGCTCTAATACTTGCAAGGCCAGGCAGAGGAAGCTCTCATAACCAAGAACTCGTCTTGAGAGCAGCAGATGATGCAGGAAACTCGAAAGGAAAAAATGGTGCTCGTGTGAACACTCCATCTAAAGCAAATGGTGGTACTCTTATTGTTTGTCCCATGGCTTTGTTAGGCCAATGGAAGGTGACTTTTCTGAtatatttttatgcattttgattCTCTAGTCCGCTTCTTTTCATGATGTTCTTGCATTAGAAAGAATCTTTGGCAAAAGCCTAATTTACTTACTGATTTTAAATTTGAAAGGAACAAGTGATTATtaattttccttcaacattGTTCATTTGATAATTTCAGGATGAGCTTGAAACCCATTCAGAGAGGGAAACTCTTTCCGTTTTTGTTCATTATGGTGGAGATAGAACCAATAACCCCATGGTGATATCAGGATATGATGTGGTTTTGACAACATATGGTGTCTTAACCGCCTCTTACAAAAATGTAAGGAAATTCttgctttctttcctttttcctgTTTTTAGTTTCCTCTTATCTTCACTtacaaaatttaatattaaagtGGAATTCTTGAAATGTAATGTAGGATGGAGAGTGCAGCATTTATCATATGGTTGATTGGTATAGGGTGGTGTTAGATGAAGCTCATACCATTAAATCCTGGAAGACTCAGGGTGCCCAGGCTGCCTTTACCTTGTCCTCTCACTGCCGGTGGTGTCTGACAGGAACCCCGCTTCAGGTTCAGATTGGTTCTTCTTTAATATGATGAGTTTGCAATAGCAGCATAATCGCTTTTACACATGGgaatttgaaatgaaatgaagTTCTTAACTTTAAAagcattttttttgttataattcATCAAGTTTAAGCCCTCAAATTGATTTGTACTCGTTACAGttttttgaaaatgaatatttttgcattctatttaatatttaacgATCATATTGgtcatccatttttttttctcttttgagctTATTTGTCGTCTGTTGCAACAGAATAATTTGGAAGACCTCTACAGCCTTCTATGCTTCTTGCATGTGGAACCTTGGTGCAACTGGGCATGGTATGATAAATcaatttgaatttcaattatttGAAATATCTTATCTTTTTTCTGTTTACTGAACAACGAAAAGATAAGGGTGACGATTTATACTTTAGCTTAGATAGtactttttaatttatttctgtAGCTCTTAGGTTGTTCATCACCACcactttgttgatataactTTGCTCTTGATAGGTGGAATAAATTGATTCAAAGGCCTTACGAAAATAATGATCCAAGAGGACTGAGGTTGGTTAAGGCTATTTTAAGGCCACTGATGTTAAGAAGAACTAAGGATACAGTGGATAAAGAAGGAAGGTGACTATAGGCTTCCTCCCTCTTTTATTTCATTCTGCTGCGAGCAtcgccttttctttttctgatggTGGTGTGTTTGGTTATAGGCCCATACTTGTCCTCCCTCCCATCGATATCAAGATCATTGAGTGTGAACAATCCGAAGCTGAACATGACTTTTATGATGCCTTGTTCAGAAGATCCAAAGTAAAGTGTCTTAACTGCTCATTTATCTATGTCTTTCACTCATAACTGAGAATGAACTTATGTAATACAGATAATTTAAAGCTTTTGTAATCTCTTGTGCTATGTGAAACAGGTCCAGTTTGATCAATTTGTTGCACAAGGGAAGGTTCTTCACAACTATGCCAATATCCTTGAGCTACTACTGCGTTTGAGGCAGTGTTGCAACCACCCATTTCTTGTTATGAGGTAGTTGACTGAGGTCCACATATAATGCTTTCCCATGTTAGCTAACCTTTTCCCACAACATTGTctcatttctttatttataatCAATTATGAACTCATGCAGTCGAGCGGATTCACAACAGTATGCAGACTTGAACAAACTCGCAAGAAGGTTTGTGGAAGTGAATTTTGAGTCATCTACTCCAAGGCAGGGAGCCCCAACCCAAGCATACATTGAGGAGGTTGTTGAGGATATCCGTAGGGGTGAAAACAAGGAGTGCCCAATATGCCTAGAGTATGCAGATGATCCTGTACTCACACCATGTGCTCATAGAATGTGCAGAGAATGTCTTCTCACCAGTTGGAGGACCCCAATAACCGGGCTATGCCCTATTTGCCGTACATTGTTAAAGAAAACCGAACTCATTACATGCCCAACAGAAAGCAAGTTTCGAGTAGATGTTGAGAGAAACTGGAAGGAGTCTTCAAAGGTTTCAAAGCTCTTGGAATGCTTGGAAAAAATTAAACGGTCAGGTTCTGGTGAAAAGAGTATTATTTTTAGTCAGTGGACATCATTTTTTGATCTCCTGGAAATTCCATTGCAGAGGAGAGGGATCGGATTCTTAAGATTTGATGGGAAACTGGTGCAGAAGCAGAGGGAAAGGGTTTTGAAGGAGTTCAGTGAAACCAATGAAAAAATGGTAAGCAGATAGTTAGTAGTTTATCTTTTATCCTTCTACTTTCTAGGTGCTCCAACATCAAACAATGTTAACCTTTTCAGATATTTTACCCTTCAGGTGTTGTTGATGTCTTTGAGAGCTGGTGGTGTGGGCTTGAACTTAACTGTAGCTTCAAATGTATTTTTGATGGTAAATTTCCACATCACTTAAACAATTTCCTTTTCTAGAACTTCACAAAAAGTTCTTCTATTGATGTTAAATCTCCTCCTACTATTCGAAACGTTAGGATCCCTGGTGGAATCCTGCTGTAGAGGAGCAAGCAATCATGCGAATCCATCGCATTGGACAAAAGCGAAGAGTACATGTTAGAAGATTCATTGTCAAGGTAAGGTTCATGGGATTGAATACATTATTTACGTTAAAATTGACAAGATAAATTACTGGTTAATATCTTGAGCAAGTAATAAAATGGAGCAAATATGCAGGACACAGTGGAGGAGAGAATGCAGCAGGTCCAGGCAAGGAAGCAACGCATGATTGCGGGCGCCTTGACTGATGAGGAGGTTCGATCAGCCAGGATTGAAGAGCTCAAAATGTTATTTAGATAAGTTGTCTTATTTCAACTTTCTGGTTTAGAAATTGGATGTATAGCCTTTATCATaatggtttgaactttgaaggaaT of Tripterygium wilfordii isolate XIE 37 chromosome 13, ASM1340144v1, whole genome shotgun sequence contains these proteins:
- the LOC120012075 gene encoding DNA repair protein RAD5B-like isoform X2, translated to MEVMVKEEETIQLITAVLGSVPESGVCGDILQSSNNSEAKHVIDDRGIPSITKTVTGTGVRISAFVNNEIEEPESLHGLKLEIAVKEEPDLGFESIVSVKEHVGLQSAEQLVPDTEDSMAVDEVPPLSIVTVKEEPGLDSESKVFETREVVMEPEQLVTKTEESYGPVEVLSISIVTVKEEPGLGSESKVSETTEVVMETEKQLATKTEESSRPEEVLPLSIVTVKEEHYLGSEMVSVKEEIDIESLKQILPLSVVEAMPEEECLKTENKQHEKPKETEPEMTKKQPDGSNKPLLPQKSIKDMTFEEYCMFIENRDKGQKVNAKGKGVPQLGLQRKSSTWNIRDCWLRDQSLEDGDFQLEDDWHLVGRTIVTGICTTKGWKLVDNEIVHFAFPSAHSHYNAQWIVRFSTKRFGEIGRLPMEWGKCLVPLVSSSKVKVLGRCIFAPSTLHMMQEIMLYVSFFIHQSIFTEGDTSTWRLDSPSKIDSTIHPLLTLFKFLKLKPCQKAEFTPEELDSRKRSLNLEQDDTDAAAMLPIVKRRMGCQQYPEQSKDEQAISESSLNKIVGTAEVYNLEEMEPPSTLMCELRPYQKQALYWMSESEQGIDVERAAKTLHPCWAAYRICDERASSIYVNIFSGEATTQFPTATQMARGGILADAMGLGKTVMTIALILARPGRGSSHNQELVLRAADDAGNSKGKNGARVNTPSKANGGTLIVCPMALLGQWKDELETHSERETLSVFVHYGGDRTNNPMVISGYDVVLTTYGVLTASYKNDGECSIYHMVDWYRVVLDEAHTIKSWKTQGAQAAFTLSSHCRWCLTGTPLQNNLEDLYSLLCFLHVEPWCNWAWWNKLIQRPYENNDPRGLRLVKAILRPLMLRRTKDTVDKEGRPILVLPPIDIKIIECEQSEAEHDFYDALFRRSKVQFDQFVAQGKVLHNYANILELLLRLRQCCNHPFLVMSRADSQQYADLNKLARRFVEVNFESSTPRQGAPTQAYIEEVVEDIRRGENKECPICLEYADDPVLTPCAHRMCRECLLTSWRTPITGLCPICRTLLKKTELITCPTESKFRVDVERNWKESSKVSKLLECLEKIKRSGSGEKSIIFSQWTSFFDLLEIPLQRRGIGFLRFDGKLVQKQRERVLKEFSETNEKMVLLMSLRAGGVGLNLTVASNVFLMDPWWNPAVEEQAIMRIHRIGQKRRVHVRRFIVKDTVEERMQQVQARKQRMIAGALTDEEVRSARIEELKMLFR